The following coding sequences are from one Nicotiana tabacum cultivar K326 chromosome 1, ASM71507v2, whole genome shotgun sequence window:
- the LOC107802562 gene encoding lachrymatory-factor synthase-like produces the protein MEQKDSQPKWEINVSTKLQKAISADQIFSLFKDFFGLNKWFSSLPTCYGIYGENGEVGCIRYCAGFSLPPESGGAAGGEAPVSWSKERLVAINPIERTLSYEIVDCNIGFKSYFSTVRIVPDEVDGQNGCVIEWFITVDPVERMRLEDLVKKYEVGLQRMAKKIEYTLASS, from the coding sequence ATGGAGCAAAAAGATTCACAACCAAAGTGGGAAATTAATGTCTCAACAAAATTACAAAAGGCAATTAGTGCAGAccaaatattttctcttttcaaAGATTTCTTTGGCCTTAACAAATGGTTCTCTAGCTTGCCAACATGTTATGGCATCTATGGTGAAAATGGTGAAGTTGGTTGCATACGATACTGTGCCGGATTCTCTCTCCCACCGGAGAGTGGTGGCGCCGCTGGCGGAGAAGCTCCGGTGAGCTGGTCCAAGGAGAGGTTGGTGGCTATTAATCCAATTGAGAGGACATTAAGTTATGAGATAGTAGATTGTAACATTGGTTTCAAGTCATACTTTTCGACGGTCAGGATTGTCCCAGATGAAGTTGATGGTCAAAATGGATGTGTGATCGAGTGGTTTATCACCGTTGATCCAGTTGAAAGGATGAGATTGGAGGATTTGGTAAAGAAGTATGAAGTTGGGCTGCAGAGAATGGCTAAGAAGATAGAATATACCCTAGCAAGTTCATAA